From the Nostoc sp. PCC 7107 genome, the window AAGGCCCAGTGAGTGTTTCTCTCCTACCAGCAATTTTACTCCCAGAGAATGAACCGCCACTCATTCCCCGAACAGTTAGAGGATCTGGGGAAAATGGATGGTTGACAGTCACATCTCCAAATATCGCTGGCGCTTCTTGAGCATTAGTGATGGTATTAGTTGTTGATGTGACACAGAAAGCCAATATCGTCAAAGATAATCGTATCCCTCTATTTAAAGATGTTTTCGACATTGCGATTACATAAGTTTCTCAGTGCTTTGAAAGACATGAATTTTACACACTAAGTTCCCAATATAAGAGGATGTCAATCTAGCGATTCTCATTTCATGGCAATACAGTCGGAAATCCGCCCCGCGTTTACGTCAGCAAATGCAGGGTGGGTTCGTCGAATTCACATTAATTTACAACCCATTACCAATCAAAATAAAAGCTGACCAATAATAAGGATGGTTAAATTCACTATTATTTCCCGTTATTAAAGCAATTTGCGCTTTTTGTAAAGCCTCAGCTTTGGTAATTTTCCCAGATTTTAATGCTGTATAAAACTCATTCATTAAAGCTTGTGTACCACCATCAGAAACAGCCCACAATGAAGCAATTGTGGCTTTAGCGCCAGCTAGTTGCATTTGATATCCTAAACCTAATATCTCTTGGCCATTTGCTGATTTTTCTCCTAAGCCAGTCTGACAAGCACTCAAAACTACTAAATCTACATTTGATAAAGACCAATTTTCAATGTCTCGCAAAGTCGCGTGTTCGCCATCACCAAACACAATAAATGAATCTTCTGGAGAACCATTTACAAGTTTACCATGAGTTGCTAAATGCACGATTTTATAATCATTCATTTGGGGAATGGTCGCTTGAGGATTGAAATCTTTATCTAAGACAACTTTGCTTCCTGGCAGAATTTTTGCTAGGTTTTCTACTTCTACTTTGGCAAACTCTAAACCACTAAACATCTCTTGGCGTTGACCAACTGCTACTGTATATTCGCCTTTTGTGAAAGCCGCAGCTAAAGCATTGACAGAGGTTTGAGGTTGATTAACTAATTTTGTTAAACTGGCGGCGGTAATATTATTAATAACAAAGCGTTGAACTAACCAATTTTGTCCATCATATAACGCTGCTAAAGGTACATATCTCAGTTTGCCATCTGGGGCATAAATTATAGATTTGGCATCGGCTTGTTTTAAGTCATTTTCGATAGGTTTAATTAGCCAGTTATATAATTTATTTGCTGGCGCTTTACTATTTTTATAAGGAACAAGTACTGCTTCCCGGAATTCATTAATTGTCTGATTTAGTTCTGCGGCTTTTACTGGTACAGTGCGGTGAATTGGCGGCGCATCAGCGGAGACAATGACTAATTCTAATCTGTCATCTAAAACTAAAGGATATAGTAATACCGCTTTTTGATTTAACTGGCGTAAATTGTCTCTTAAAGAATTGAGTTGACGTAAGTTTAAATTTTCCTGTCCTGATGTGGCGGATAATTGTTGTACTAACGCCACAACAGAGGGACTTTTAATAAATTTGTTAAACTCAGCATTAGTAGTTTGTTCTAGTTTCACTAATTCAGCGATGCGTTTTGCTTGAGTTGCGTTACGAGTTTGAGGGGGAATTTTTCGCAGGGTGGTGAGTTCTTTGCCAAGTGCGATCGCTTTATCTTGAATAACGCTATACTTTTGAGATATTTGCTCTTCTTGAGGTTTTAACGGTAATTTTTCTGGTATGACTGCTACTGTTGCCGAACTTCCCCGCTGAGGATTTCTATTTGTAACTTTTGGCGTGCTGGTAGTGCGATTTCCCATAAAATCACTAACTTCCTGAATTTTGAGTAAATCTAAAACTTGTTGCGCTTCTGCGGGACGATTTTGTTGCAATAATAAATCAGCGAGGCGGCGATATCTTTCGGAGACAGTTTCGGTGTAAGATTTTTGGATATCGATAGGTACAACTCGCAAACTTTGCCGAATTGTTTCTGTTAAATTGACTGATTGTTTGTAAAATGTGATCGCTAGTGGTGTTTGATTCTTTGCAGCTAGTACATCCCCTAGAAATTTCAGCGTTGCTGCTTCACTGACTTTATCTTCCACTTCTCGATGAATAGTAACCGCTTGCTGATACAGTCCCAAAGCTTGATCATATTGATTTTGCTTTTGATACAGTTGCCCTAGGTTACTAATTGTTACGCCTTCACCAGTGCGATCGCCAACTTCTCGATAATTAGCTAAGGCTTGTTGATTAAACTCTAAAGCTTGGTTGTAGTTACCTAAATTTTGGTAAACACGCCCAATATTATTCAGTGCAACTGCAATGCCCAGTTTATAGTTATTTTGTTTGTATATATCTAAAGCTTGTTGATATAACTTGAGTGCTTCGTCATACTTACCCAAACTCAAGTAAATCTGTCCAATATTATTTAAGTTTAATGCTGCGCCTTGAAATTGAAACGAGTCTTTCCCAAACGCATCACCCACATTAGCGCGGTTGGTAACTTGTTGCAAAGCTTGGGCATTTTGACCGAGAGCATTATATAGTAACTTTATTGCTTGCTCGTCTGTACTTTTATACTCCCCAGTGCCAAGTCTTCTATAAATATTTGTAGATTTTTCGGCAAATTCCAGAGACTTTTGGTATTGCCCTAAGCTAAAATATGCACCGGAAATATTATTGAAAATTGCCGCTTGTGTACCATAAAATGTCGAACAGCATTCTTGTAAATCTTTTAATCCTTGCTGATATGAATTAAGTGCCTGAGCATAGTTACCCAAATTGAGGTAAACTACACCAATGTTGTTTAAAGTTTGGGCTGCACCACTGTTATCACCCTTAGCTTTTTGAATAGTCAAACTTTGTTGATAAAAATCCAGAGATTCAGAATATTTACCTGTACGGAAGTAAACTGAGCCAATATCTGCTAATAAAATAGCTTCGCTAGTAGCATAACTATAACCTTGAGGATTAGCTGCTTTTAATTCTTTTAAAACTGTT encodes:
- a CDS encoding tetratricopeptide repeat protein, which encodes MQFSQIFATILLTFTSPTLVLYHSQQSFAQAPTPTPEERVTEAIMLNNQGEGLVYKNLVGLADLQAGLEFFQQSLAIFKQYGAKAGEANSLVNIGYVNLRKGEYAKALEFFHSGLDIRRKIRDKENEWIPLSYIGEVYVNLGEYQKAIDFYQPALTVLKELKAANPQGYSYATSEAILLADIGSVYFRTGKYSESLDFYQQSLTIQKAKGDNSGAAQTLNNIGVVYLNLGNYAQALNSYQQGLKDLQECCSTFYGTQAAIFNNISGAYFSLGQYQKSLEFAEKSTNIYRRLGTGEYKSTDEQAIKLLYNALGQNAQALQQVTNRANVGDAFGKDSFQFQGAALNLNNIGQIYLSLGKYDEALKLYQQALDIYKQNNYKLGIAVALNNIGRVYQNLGNYNQALEFNQQALANYREVGDRTGEGVTISNLGQLYQKQNQYDQALGLYQQAVTIHREVEDKVSEAATLKFLGDVLAAKNQTPLAITFYKQSVNLTETIRQSLRVVPIDIQKSYTETVSERYRRLADLLLQQNRPAEAQQVLDLLKIQEVSDFMGNRTTSTPKVTNRNPQRGSSATVAVIPEKLPLKPQEEQISQKYSVIQDKAIALGKELTTLRKIPPQTRNATQAKRIAELVKLEQTTNAEFNKFIKSPSVVALVQQLSATSGQENLNLRQLNSLRDNLRQLNQKAVLLYPLVLDDRLELVIVSADAPPIHRTVPVKAAELNQTINEFREAVLVPYKNSKAPANKLYNWLIKPIENDLKQADAKSIIYAPDGKLRYVPLAALYDGQNWLVQRFVINNITAASLTKLVNQPQTSVNALAAAFTKGEYTVAVGQRQEMFSGLEFAKVEVENLAKILPGSKVVLDKDFNPQATIPQMNDYKIVHLATHGKLVNGSPEDSFIVFGDGEHATLRDIENWSLSNVDLVVLSACQTGLGEKSANGQEILGLGYQMQLAGAKATIASLWAVSDGGTQALMNEFYTALKSGKITKAEALQKAQIALITGNNSEFNHPYYWSAFILIGNGL